Proteins from a single region of Thunnus albacares chromosome 14, fThuAlb1.1, whole genome shotgun sequence:
- the efemp1 gene encoding EGF-containing fibulin-like extracellular matrix protein 1 has translation MLGICVFLCALFTHVLSQEAEEPISYTCTEGYEYDRVREQCRDIDECTLLSDACKGGMQCINHFGGYLCLPKSAVIYISKDGEQVPLPEPVPPVPPVPPSPPQLPRFPGSPRVSQHTRTLRCSSGFTADDQNLCRDIDECATGRHTCGSDQTCYNTRGSYTCQCPPGYQRNGDHCVDRDECALTHYCMHKCVNTPGSYYCECNAGHKLASNNHSCVDVNECDVQTPCQHHCYNLIGSFLCQCEQGYELAQDMVSCQDIDECSFSSYMCQYQCINSPGSYSCECPEGYQLQGNRLCQDINECETGTHNCAEEDMCWNYYGGFRCYPRDPCEAPYTKTSENRCICRSQTECQGLPPSIVYKYMSIQADRSVPADIFQIQATNIYANTHNTFRIKAGNEGGEFFLRRSSNVSAMLVLTKPLSGPREYVVDLEMITHHLTMNYRSSSLLRLTIIVGPYAF, from the exons ATGCTGGGGATCTGCGTCTTTCTTTGTGCGCTTTTCACACACGTCCTCTCCCAGGAGGCTGAGGAGCCCATCTCCTACACA TGCACGGAAGGGTATGAGTATGACCGTGTGAGGGAACAGTGCAGAG aCATCGACGAGTGTACCTTATTAAGTGATGCCTGCAAAGGAGGGATGCAGTGTATTAACCACTTTGGTGGGTACCTCTGCCTCCCCAAGAGTGCCGTCATCTATATCAGTAAGGATGGCGAGCAGGTGCCGCTGCCGGAACCTGTCCCACCCGTCCCTCCAGTCCCACCAAGCCCACCTCAGCTCCCACGGTTTCCAGGTAGCCCGAGGGTCTCTCAGCATACCCGGACCCTTCGCTGTTCATCCGGATTCACTGCAGATGACCAAAACCTCTGCAGAG ACATAGACGAATGTGCGACAGGTAGACACACTTGTGGCTCTGATCAGACTTGCTACAACACCAGAGGCTCCTATACCTGCCAGTGTCCTCCAGGCTACCAAAGGAACGGAGACCACTGTGTAG ACAGAGATGAGTGTGCCCTGACACACTACTGCATGCACAAATGTGTGAACACCCCGGGCTCGTACTACTGTGAGTGCAACGCAGGTCACAAGTTGGCCAGCAACAACCACAGCTGTGTTG ATGTGAACGAATGTGATGTGCAGACTCCCTGTCAGCACCATTGCTACAACCTGATTGGCTCATTCCTCTGCCAGTGTGAGCAGGGCTACGAGCTGGCGCAAGACATGGTTTCATGCCAAG ATATTGATGAATGCAGCTTTTCCAGCTACATGTGTCAGTACCAGTGTATTAACAGCCCAGGAAGTTACTCCTGCGAGTGTCCAGAAGGATATCAGCTCCAGGGGAATAGGTTGTGTCAAG ACATAAACGAGTGTGAGACAGGGACACATAACTGCGCAGAGGAGGACATGTGCTGGAACTATTATGGAGGCTTCCGCTGCTATCCCAGAGACCCCTGCGAGGCGCCTTATACCAAAACCTCTGAAAA TCGCTGTATCTGTCGATCTCAGACTGAGTGCCAGGGTCTCCCACCGTCAATTGTCTACAAGTACATGAGCATCCAGGCGGACCGGTCTGTGCCAGCGGACATCTTCCAGATCCAAGCCACCAACATCTacgccaacacacacaacaccttCAGGATCAAAGCTGGGAATGAGGGAGGGGAATTTTTCCTTCGG CGTTCCAGCAATGTGAGTGCCATGCTGGTGCTAACCAAACCTCTGTCAGGCCCGAGGGAGTATGTGGTGGACCTGGAGATGATCACTCACCATCTGACCATGAACTACCGCTCCAGCTCACTGTTGCGACTCACCATCATAGTCGGGCCCTATGCTTTCTGA